From the Candidatus Krumholzibacteriota bacterium genome, one window contains:
- a CDS encoding 2-oxoacid:acceptor oxidoreductase family protein: MIEIRTHGRGGQGSVIASEILADAFFHEGKYVQAFPAFGVERRGAPVMAFTRVSESEIRERCQIYEPDHLVVLDSILIDTVNITDGLKEGGWIIINTNASFDDSDLTGKYQVATVDANAIAIKYGLGSRAAPIVNTAIVGAFAGATGLVGIEAVQEAIKGFVPLKKKENAQAAQEAYDNVGK, translated from the coding sequence ATGATCGAAATTAGAACCCATGGCCGTGGAGGACAAGGATCGGTAATTGCTTCGGAGATCCTGGCCGATGCTTTTTTTCATGAGGGCAAGTATGTTCAGGCTTTTCCGGCTTTCGGTGTGGAAAGGCGGGGAGCTCCTGTAATGGCTTTTACAAGGGTTTCGGAAAGTGAAATCAGGGAGAGATGCCAGATATATGAGCCTGATCATCTTGTTGTTCTTGATTCCATATTAATTGATACGGTCAATATAACCGACGGCCTTAAAGAGGGCGGCTGGATTATAATCAATACAAACGCTTCTTTTGATGATTCCGATCTGACCGGAAAATATCAGGTGGCAACAGTTGACGCTAACGCTATCGCAATAAAATACGGACTTGGATCAAGAGCGGCCCCGATTGTTAATACAGCTATAGTGGGCGCGTTCGCGGGAGCGACTGGACTTGTGGGGATTGAAGCTGTGCAGGAGGCTATAAAGGGTTTCGTGCCGCTTAAAAAGAAGGAAAACGCTCAAGCCGCTCAGGAAGCTTACGATAATGTCGGAAAATAA
- a CDS encoding NAD(P)-binding protein, with protein sequence MSKQTKFESYREMPIRAMTVDNMLWNETGSWRNVKPVYDNKVSPCIYGCPAGENIQHYIQLVIDRKYKEAWETIIETNPMPAVTGRVCSHPCMDKCTRGDYDETVNINAIERALGDMGLDNPEWMTKPEKSKKEKIAVVGSGPAGLTSAFYLARTGYSVTLYEAGETLGGVLRWGIPEYRLPDSVLDRVVEFILSSGKIKVEAGTTVGKDIEFKKLRNNFDAVFLGVGLMKSRQLGIPNEDCKGVEPGLDYLRKVNSGQVSSSSDKAVVIGGGNTAMDVARSALRKGSDVTVVYRRTRTEMPAIASEIEEAEKEGIKFRFLASPKDIVTDGDKLSKVIFQEMELGEPDETGRRSPVPLEGKTFTMDVDRLFTAIGEKGDLDGFKSEVDTEWELIKVKGEFGETGKKKIFAGGDIVTGAASVVEAVAAGRRAAEKIDRVFNNEKDPPIEQEIDFGIENINTDYFPKSKRVLKPRIPASEAIKGFEEIFKGFDEQMLQKEADRCFSCGVCNYCDNCWIYCPDASIIRKDDEYEIDFDFCKGCLVCVEECPRSALSIEEEGK encoded by the coding sequence ATGAGTAAACAGACGAAATTTGAAAGTTACAGGGAAATGCCTATCAGGGCTATGACTGTGGACAATATGCTGTGGAACGAAACAGGTTCATGGCGTAACGTCAAACCTGTTTACGACAACAAGGTGTCTCCTTGTATTTATGGCTGCCCCGCCGGGGAAAATATACAGCATTATATTCAGCTCGTTATTGACAGGAAATATAAAGAGGCCTGGGAGACTATTATTGAAACTAATCCAATGCCCGCAGTAACGGGAAGGGTTTGTTCCCACCCTTGTATGGATAAGTGCACCCGGGGTGATTATGACGAAACTGTCAATATAAACGCCATTGAGAGAGCGCTGGGTGATATGGGGCTTGATAATCCTGAATGGATGACAAAACCGGAAAAGAGTAAGAAGGAGAAGATTGCTGTTGTTGGTAGCGGTCCAGCCGGACTCACATCCGCCTTTTACCTTGCCCGGACAGGATATTCAGTGACATTATATGAAGCCGGGGAAACCCTTGGAGGAGTTCTTCGCTGGGGAATTCCTGAATATAGACTGCCCGACAGTGTTCTCGACAGGGTTGTCGAGTTTATTCTCAGTTCAGGCAAGATAAAAGTAGAAGCCGGCACTACTGTCGGGAAAGATATAGAATTTAAAAAGCTGAGAAATAATTTTGACGCCGTATTTCTCGGTGTCGGTCTTATGAAGAGCAGGCAGCTGGGGATTCCAAATGAAGATTGTAAAGGTGTAGAGCCCGGACTTGATTATCTCAGGAAAGTTAACAGCGGTCAGGTTTCCAGCTCCTCCGATAAAGCAGTTGTTATCGGGGGCGGGAATACCGCCATGGATGTAGCCCGTTCAGCTCTCAGAAAAGGAAGCGATGTAACAGTTGTTTACAGAAGAACCCGGACAGAAATGCCCGCTATCGCGAGTGAAATTGAAGAAGCTGAAAAAGAGGGGATTAAATTTCGCTTTCTAGCCTCCCCGAAGGATATAGTGACAGACGGGGATAAGCTCAGCAAGGTTATATTCCAGGAGATGGAACTTGGTGAACCTGACGAGACGGGAAGAAGAAGTCCGGTTCCTCTTGAAGGCAAGACCTTCACAATGGATGTTGACAGGCTTTTTACCGCGATAGGTGAAAAAGGTGATCTTGATGGTTTTAAATCGGAAGTTGACACGGAATGGGAATTGATCAAGGTCAAAGGTGAATTTGGGGAAACCGGAAAGAAGAAGATATTCGCGGGTGGTGATATCGTAACAGGAGCCGCCAGCGTTGTTGAAGCGGTAGCAGCTGGAAGAAGAGCGGCTGAGAAAATTGACAGAGTGTTTAATAATGAAAAAGATCCCCCCATAGAGCAGGAAATTGATTTTGGAATTGAAAACATTAATACTGATTATTTCCCGAAATCGAAGAGGGTATTGAAACCTAGAATTCCTGCCAGTGAGGCAATAAAAGGTTTCGAGGAAATTTTCAAGGGATTTGACGAGCAGATGCTTCAGAAGGAAGCGGATCGCTGTTTTTCGTGCGGTGTTTGTAATTATTGCGATAATTGCTGGATTTATTGTCCGGACGCTTCAATTATCCGCAAGGATGATGAATATGAGATAGATTTTGATTTTTGCAAGGGTTGCCTGGTATGTGTTGAAGAATGCCCGCGCAGCGCTCTTTCCATAGAGGAGGAGGGAAAATGA
- the porA gene encoding pyruvate ferredoxin oxidoreductase: MKKVVMGNHAVSYGVRASEAKVISAYPITPQTHVVELLSELVANGEIDAKFIKVESEHSAMAACVGASAAGSRAFTATSSQGLLLMTEMLHWAVGARLPIVLTNVNRAIGPPWSIWTDQNDSLSMRDVGWIQIYCESNQETQDAIPQAFKIAEEVQLPVMLVLDAFFLSHTYEIVDLLDVEKVREFLPPYNPELKIDPADPHSFGNLASADYYMELRYMIEEAMDEARGIIKRVGREFGEHFGRHYGMVVPYRCDDADVILVTSGTVASTTRAVIDEMRDEGIKIGALKIRVLRPFPFKEVSEVLCSAKKVAVLDRNISFGNHGIFYQEVKSALYGKTDIPILGYILGLGGRDVTPKVIREVADKAIKDKNPEPYINWIGVKK, encoded by the coding sequence ATGAAAAAGGTTGTTATGGGAAACCACGCCGTAAGTTACGGTGTACGGGCATCAGAGGCAAAGGTCATTTCCGCCTATCCCATTACTCCGCAAACTCACGTTGTTGAGCTTCTGTCTGAGTTGGTGGCGAACGGCGAGATTGACGCTAAATTCATAAAAGTGGAATCTGAACACAGCGCTATGGCCGCCTGTGTTGGCGCTTCCGCGGCGGGATCAAGAGCTTTTACAGCCACATCATCGCAGGGTCTTTTGCTTATGACCGAGATGCTGCACTGGGCTGTCGGGGCAAGACTTCCGATTGTGCTTACAAATGTAAACAGGGCGATAGGTCCTCCCTGGAGCATATGGACAGATCAGAATGATTCACTCTCAATGAGAGATGTGGGTTGGATTCAGATTTACTGTGAGAGTAATCAGGAGACACAAGACGCTATTCCGCAGGCATTCAAGATCGCGGAAGAAGTCCAGCTACCAGTTATGTTGGTACTGGACGCGTTTTTCCTTTCTCATACCTACGAGATTGTAGATCTTCTGGATGTTGAAAAGGTGCGCGAGTTTCTGCCGCCCTATAATCCTGAATTAAAGATAGATCCGGCCGATCCCCATTCATTCGGCAACCTCGCCAGCGCGGATTATTATATGGAGCTCCGCTACATGATAGAAGAGGCTATGGATGAAGCGAGGGGAATTATAAAGAGAGTGGGCAGGGAATTCGGCGAACATTTCGGCAGGCATTACGGCATGGTTGTTCCTTACCGTTGCGATGACGCTGACGTAATTCTTGTTACTTCAGGCACGGTTGCTTCCACAACAAGAGCAGTCATAGATGAAATGCGTGATGAAGGGATCAAGATAGGCGCCCTTAAAATAAGGGTACTAAGGCCGTTTCCTTTTAAAGAAGTAAGTGAAGTGCTTTGTTCAGCAAAGAAGGTAGCTGTCCTTGACCGAAACATATCATTCGGTAACCACGGGATATTCTACCAGGAAGTAAAGAGCGCGCTTTACGGCAAGACAGATATTCCAATTTTAGGATACATTCTCGGTCTTGGAGGACGCGACGTAACTCCAAAAGTAATTCGCGAAGTTGCCGATAAAGCAATAAAAGATAAAAATCCTGAACCTTATATTAACTGGATAGGAGTCAAAAAATGA
- a CDS encoding thiamine pyrophosphate-dependent enzyme, with product MREARIPTDEIMGSGHLACQGCGATMAMRFALKALGRQTAMVIPACCWSVIDGTFPHSAVDIPIFHTAFETAAVTASGLKAGLEMRGDHETTVVAWAGDGGTFDIGLQSLSGAAERNEDIIYVCYDNEAYMNTGIQRSSSTPVGSWTTTTPVTNYKKRPKKNMVDILAAHEIPYIATGSVAFPEDLIRKFHKAKDIKGTKYIQILAPCPTGWKLSPELTVWAARKAVTSKVYPIMEVTENGNKIAVWKEFEPTSFKEYIKPQGRFRHLKEDEIAKIEKDIEARWQRLLAKEEMLSSIPGL from the coding sequence ATGAGAGAGGCAAGAATTCCAACTGATGAAATTATGGGGTCGGGGCATCTTGCCTGTCAAGGGTGCGGTGCTACTATGGCAATGCGGTTCGCCCTGAAGGCGCTTGGCCGTCAGACAGCTATGGTTATTCCGGCCTGTTGCTGGTCTGTTATTGACGGGACTTTTCCTCATTCAGCTGTTGATATTCCAATATTCCACACAGCTTTCGAAACCGCGGCGGTTACAGCTTCGGGACTCAAAGCCGGGTTGGAGATGCGGGGGGATCATGAGACTACAGTTGTGGCCTGGGCTGGAGACGGAGGCACTTTTGATATAGGCCTTCAGTCTCTTTCCGGAGCCGCCGAAAGAAACGAAGATATAATTTATGTATGCTATGATAATGAAGCTTATATGAACACGGGTATCCAGAGGAGTTCTTCTACACCGGTAGGATCCTGGACTACAACCACACCTGTGACAAATTATAAGAAACGACCTAAAAAGAATATGGTAGATATTCTTGCCGCTCACGAGATTCCATATATAGCAACAGGTTCTGTGGCATTTCCCGAAGATCTGATAAGAAAGTTCCATAAGGCGAAAGATATCAAGGGGACGAAGTATATTCAGATTCTCGCGCCCTGTCCGACAGGATGGAAGTTATCTCCTGAACTGACAGTCTGGGCCGCGCGGAAAGCGGTAACTTCGAAAGTTTATCCCATTATGGAAGTAACTGAGAATGGAAACAAAATTGCCGTATGGAAGGAATTTGAACCAACTTCGTTTAAAGAGTATATCAAACCTCAGGGGAGATTCCGTCATCTGAAAGAAGATGAAATCGCTAAAATTGAAAAGGATATTGAAGCAAGGTGGCAGCGCCTTCTCGCGAAAGAGGAAATGCTTTCCTCCATACCCGGGTTGTGA
- a CDS encoding fibronectin type III domain-containing protein — MSAKAANNRFPYTEVAIAFFITAVLVMLSYNVMTSQKKIRETKYKYINARQNARVSLESLEEALRLAGINVDEFNGQPVFLDAAPYQIVFNADISGGVFGTSGMTVDQRVPLHDGTPYTVGSFPGENIGLMRNYNNNAETIRYTLDRNDNGRVAIEDRYTETGNPYDYAIYREENGERKFIVGYGIRGGEAYPDGNLPQPLFKYYGDYNNNGAVTLWGDRNGDGMLNQAEISTLTAVSRNMLDRIRDVEIFVEVESSVMEAGFAGSHSIPGSTRNYRSFVLTSRVRPGNTNVAKGELHACGDPPEAPSQLTAEDTPGDNGSSITVTFKGSMDELAGEEDITQYTVYRKREGARGWTCIASVVTGGTETYSIEDNKETGNRELETGVNYYYYATAWDCRPQESDPSNTAGPVQSVANGPSPPFILQAYDTPCDTLDEITVVLKRSSEDLAECPNVSFYRVFRGCEEAGEIRSRELIGTITADGSETYILTDNFKDNLSGTGPEAQESYYYTAEAVSLSDSTPSVLSNEFGGVYYTASISSARLTDVRDFSDNNGKALSISWTASPSENCADAGIKEYVLKRKAVFELAWSDVYSVSACGAPSYDFVDTGLSAGTQYTYCVWTVGRTGEVPSNKKGGIPTLSTEFKRSEEITGHF; from the coding sequence ATGTCCGCCAAAGCGGCAAATAACAGGTTTCCTTATACAGAAGTGGCAATAGCGTTCTTTATCACAGCTGTTCTTGTGATGCTTTCCTATAATGTAATGACCAGTCAGAAAAAGATACGGGAAACAAAGTATAAATATATAAACGCCAGGCAGAATGCCCGTGTAAGTCTTGAGTCGCTCGAAGAAGCGCTGCGGCTCGCGGGGATCAATGTAGATGAATTCAATGGTCAGCCTGTTTTCCTGGACGCTGCTCCGTACCAGATAGTATTCAATGCTGATATATCCGGCGGTGTTTTTGGTACATCGGGTATGACTGTTGACCAGCGTGTACCGCTTCACGATGGAACCCCTTATACAGTCGGCTCATTTCCCGGCGAAAATATCGGCTTAATGCGTAATTATAACAATAACGCTGAAACGATAAGATACACTTTGGATAGAAATGATAATGGAAGAGTAGCCATCGAGGATAGATATACTGAAACCGGCAATCCGTACGATTACGCGATTTACAGAGAAGAGAATGGGGAGAGGAAGTTCATTGTAGGATATGGTATTCGAGGGGGAGAGGCATATCCCGACGGGAATCTTCCCCAACCGCTCTTTAAATATTACGGTGATTATAATAATAACGGAGCAGTTACACTCTGGGGAGATAGAAACGGTGACGGTATGCTAAATCAAGCAGAGATATCTACCCTCACAGCAGTATCACGAAATATGCTGGATAGAATTAGAGATGTTGAGATTTTTGTTGAAGTTGAATCGAGCGTTATGGAAGCTGGATTCGCGGGCTCTCACAGCATACCCGGTAGTACAAGAAACTACCGTTCATTCGTACTGACGAGTAGAGTGAGACCCGGGAATACGAATGTCGCTAAAGGCGAGCTTCATGCCTGTGGTGATCCTCCGGAAGCTCCCTCGCAACTTACTGCGGAAGATACACCCGGTGACAACGGCAGCAGTATTACCGTTACTTTCAAAGGTTCCATGGATGAACTTGCAGGGGAAGAGGATATTACCCAATATACAGTTTATCGCAAAAGAGAAGGGGCTCGAGGCTGGACCTGTATTGCTTCTGTAGTAACCGGAGGGACCGAAACCTATTCGATAGAAGATAACAAAGAAACTGGAAACAGGGAGCTGGAAACAGGCGTAAATTACTATTACTATGCTACAGCCTGGGACTGCAGACCGCAGGAATCTGATCCCTCAAATACGGCGGGTCCGGTGCAATCGGTTGCCAACGGTCCTTCTCCGCCCTTTATATTACAGGCCTATGACACGCCGTGCGACACGTTAGATGAGATCACTGTTGTATTGAAGCGGTCGAGTGAAGATCTGGCCGAATGCCCAAATGTGTCATTTTACAGGGTCTTCAGAGGGTGTGAAGAGGCCGGGGAAATTCGAAGCAGAGAACTTATAGGTACGATTACAGCGGATGGTTCGGAAACGTATATTCTTACTGATAATTTCAAAGATAATCTAAGCGGTACCGGGCCTGAGGCGCAAGAGAGTTATTACTACACGGCAGAGGCGGTAAGTCTCTCTGATTCAACTCCATCAGTTTTATCAAATGAATTCGGAGGGGTTTATTATACTGCAAGTATATCTTCAGCCCGTCTTACAGATGTAAGAGATTTTTCTGATAACAACGGAAAAGCACTTTCGATAAGCTGGACCGCGTCTCCTTCTGAAAATTGTGCTGACGCTGGGATTAAAGAATACGTATTAAAGAGGAAAGCCGTATTTGAATTGGCCTGGAGCGACGTATATTCCGTGTCAGCTTGCGGGGCACCTTCGTATGACTTTGTTGATACCGGGCTGAGCGCGGGAACTCAATATACGTACTGTGTTTGGACTGTTGGCAGAACAGGCGAAGTTCCTTCTAATAAGAAGGGCGGCATCCCCACGTTAAGCACTGAATTTAAAAGGTCAGAAGAGATAACGGGACATTTTTGA
- a CDS encoding nucleoside deaminase encodes MDEKWMAEALVEAEKALNYGEVPIGAVIVKEAGIIGRGHNEIEKRGVATAHAEMLAIQRAASEIGDWRLVGCTLYVTLEPCRMCFGALCLSRVTRVVYGAKQSAGVPCGSMDDFFHSDSYDYKMEVTGGVEEEKSLLLLRKFFSNLRRED; translated from the coding sequence ATGGATGAAAAATGGATGGCCGAGGCCCTTGTCGAGGCTGAAAAGGCTTTGAACTACGGTGAAGTTCCCATTGGAGCCGTTATTGTAAAAGAAGCTGGAATTATAGGGCGCGGGCATAATGAGATAGAGAAAAGGGGAGTAGCTACCGCTCACGCGGAAATGCTGGCGATTCAACGGGCAGCCTCTGAGATAGGCGATTGGCGTCTTGTCGGATGCACGTTATATGTAACTCTCGAGCCCTGCCGCATGTGTTTTGGCGCTCTCTGCCTTTCGAGAGTAACCAGGGTGGTTTACGGAGCAAAACAATCTGCCGGTGTTCCCTGCGGGTCGATGGATGATTTCTTTCATTCTGATTCCTATGATTATAAAATGGAGGTAACCGGCGGAGTAGAAGAGGAAAAAAGCCTCTTGCTTTTGAGGAAGTTTTTTAGCAATCTCAGAAGAGAGGATTAG
- the dnaX gene encoding DNA polymerase III subunit gamma/tau, producing MSYVVLARKWRPQTFSEIVGQNHVSQTLKKAVEKNRLAHAYLFSGPRGCGKTTTARILAKIINCEKPEGGEPCNKCNSCREVSAGSHLDVIEIDGASNRGIDEIRDLREKIGYASTSGNSKIYIIDEVHMLTQQAFNALLKTLEEPPSHVYLILATTEPHKVPATIRSRCQRFNFKRMEFSELSQQLVRICENEKLKYDKEALQLISRRADGSMRDAESLLDQCVSAVDEKIDIKLVRQILGLVDSRIIIELLKAISRHNKKGSLEIVDRAVSSGFDLEEFFLAYLEGIRNMLVINIGEDKSIEWLDLTESEFEEIKEIAGQFNAEDLLLIFRMAVSSFREFRGAGQPRYHLEAVVAEAAGWESAVEISELISKIESGGNIGGANLNRREKSLEEVNGGKKRSKKKVSGKRSLKEENLSKGNEDMEVSQEETLSSFRERENVEAGKALAILGGSDKWEIFLSQIRESKLTLGIWLMSAVVIEVKNGNIILGFDANNRFAREMVSESKNRRYIENHLEKFFGRKLTIEVIEIVREKEKKKKIGKKKLSAKKRQDPNIDKLVESEPMVKRLIEEFDGEVYGENNKNGRTER from the coding sequence ATGTCTTATGTAGTTTTAGCTAGAAAATGGCGTCCACAGACCTTTTCCGAAATAGTCGGACAGAACCATGTTTCTCAGACGCTCAAGAAGGCAGTTGAGAAAAACAGGCTTGCTCACGCGTATCTCTTCTCGGGACCGAGGGGCTGCGGTAAAACAACGACAGCAAGAATCCTGGCTAAGATAATTAATTGTGAAAAGCCGGAAGGCGGAGAACCATGTAATAAATGTAATTCCTGTAGAGAAGTATCCGCAGGTTCTCATCTTGATGTAATTGAAATAGACGGCGCTTCCAACCGCGGAATAGATGAAATAAGAGATCTAAGAGAAAAAATTGGTTACGCGTCAACCAGCGGAAATTCAAAAATATACATAATTGACGAAGTACACATGTTGACTCAGCAGGCATTCAACGCCCTTCTGAAAACTCTTGAAGAGCCGCCGTCCCATGTCTATTTAATACTAGCTACAACAGAACCGCATAAGGTTCCAGCGACAATTCGTTCGAGGTGCCAGAGATTTAATTTTAAGCGAATGGAATTTTCCGAACTTTCTCAGCAGCTTGTTAGAATATGCGAAAATGAAAAACTCAAATATGATAAAGAAGCACTTCAATTGATTTCAAGAAGGGCCGATGGCAGTATGCGCGACGCGGAGAGCCTGCTTGATCAATGTGTTTCGGCGGTTGATGAAAAGATCGACATTAAGCTTGTGCGTCAGATCCTGGGACTGGTCGACTCCAGGATTATTATAGAACTTCTTAAAGCGATAAGTCGTCATAATAAGAAGGGTTCTCTAGAAATAGTCGACAGAGCTGTCTCTTCAGGATTTGATCTTGAGGAGTTCTTTCTGGCATATTTAGAGGGTATTCGAAATATGCTGGTTATCAACATTGGAGAAGATAAATCAATTGAATGGCTTGATCTTACAGAATCTGAATTTGAGGAGATCAAGGAAATAGCAGGTCAATTCAATGCTGAAGACCTGCTTTTAATATTCAGAATGGCCGTTTCATCTTTCAGGGAGTTTAGAGGAGCCGGTCAACCTCGATACCATCTTGAGGCGGTTGTCGCGGAAGCCGCCGGATGGGAATCCGCCGTTGAAATATCGGAATTGATAAGTAAGATTGAATCCGGAGGCAATATCGGAGGAGCGAATTTAAATAGACGGGAAAAGAGCTTAGAAGAAGTTAACGGGGGAAAGAAGAGGTCTAAAAAAAAAGTATCCGGCAAGAGGAGTTTGAAAGAAGAAAATTTAAGTAAAGGCAATGAAGACATGGAAGTTTCTCAGGAAGAAACTCTGAGCAGCTTCAGGGAAAGAGAAAATGTTGAGGCGGGAAAAGCCCTTGCGATTCTCGGCGGAAGTGATAAGTGGGAAATATTTCTATCCCAGATCAGAGAATCAAAATTAACCCTTGGAATATGGCTCATGTCGGCTGTAGTAATAGAAGTAAAAAATGGTAATATTATTCTTGGGTTTGACGCGAATAACCGTTTTGCTAGAGAAATGGTCAGTGAATCTAAGAACAGGCGGTATATTGAAAATCACTTGGAAAAGTTCTTTGGCAGAAAATTGACTATTGAAGTCATAGAAATTGTCCGTGAAAAAGAAAAAAAGAAAAAAATCGGGAAAAAAAAGTTATCCGCTAAAAAGAGACAGGATCCAAATATCGATAAACTTGTCGAGAGCGAACCTATGGTAAAAAGGTTGATAGAGGAATTTGATGGAGAAGTTTATGGAGAAAATAATAAGAACGGGAGGACTGAAAGATGA
- a CDS encoding YbaB/EbfC family nucleoid-associated protein: MKDMGKFLKQAQQVQQKIAGIQEELSNEVVEATAGGGMVKVAMSGSNEVLSITIDPEVVDPEDIEMLEELIVAAVNEARNEVEDMIKQRMGSITGGISIPGLF; the protein is encoded by the coding sequence ATGAAAGATATGGGTAAATTTTTGAAGCAGGCTCAGCAGGTTCAACAGAAAATTGCCGGAATTCAAGAAGAGTTATCGAATGAAGTCGTAGAGGCTACTGCCGGCGGCGGTATGGTTAAAGTTGCTATGAGCGGCAGTAACGAAGTATTATCGATCACTATAGACCCGGAAGTTGTTGATCCTGAAGATATCGAAATGCTTGAAGAGCTTATTGTAGCCGCGGTAAACGAAGCGCGTAATGAAGTTGAAGATATGATAAAGCAGAGAATGGGATCTATTACAGGCGGAATTTCAATTCCGGGTCTGTTTTAG
- the recR gene encoding recombination mediator RecR, whose protein sequence is MSYELQILRALIDHFKKMPGIGEKTARRLAFSILYMGTEEVKNFAKVLLRAKEKVRFCKICGNLAESETCQICEDSSRDGSIVCVVERPADLYVLEKTGRFRGRYHVLHGVLSPLDGVGPEDLNLNGLKKRVEREGIKELIIATNPSVEGDTTALYINELLKDCNVKITRPARGIPLGSTLEFIDGSTLSKAIESREPI, encoded by the coding sequence ATGAGTTATGAACTTCAGATTCTCAGGGCGTTGATTGACCATTTTAAGAAAATGCCCGGGATCGGAGAAAAAACAGCTCGAAGACTTGCTTTTTCGATATTGTATATGGGCACTGAGGAGGTCAAAAATTTTGCCAAAGTATTACTGCGTGCCAAAGAAAAAGTTAGATTCTGCAAAATCTGCGGAAACCTTGCAGAAAGCGAAACCTGCCAGATCTGCGAAGACTCCTCAAGAGATGGGAGTATCGTTTGCGTCGTTGAACGGCCGGCCGACCTTTACGTTCTTGAGAAAACGGGTCGGTTCAGGGGTCGCTACCATGTTCTGCATGGAGTCCTTTCTCCACTGGATGGAGTAGGACCTGAAGACCTTAATCTGAATGGATTAAAGAAGAGGGTTGAAAGAGAAGGGATCAAAGAGTTGATTATTGCGACCAATCCAAGTGTAGAGGGTGACACAACTGCTTTGTATATAAATGAATTGTTGAAAGACTGTAATGTTAAAATTACAAGACCAGCCAGAGGAATCCCCCTTGGTAGCACACTCGAGTTCATTGACGGCAGTACACTTTCAAAGGCTATTGAATCAAGAGAGCCGATTTAA
- a CDS encoding roadblock/LC7 domain-containing protein encodes MVKANWKVFEKDYWAINTILEELLDNSNSKSILLLDKTGQLISSVGQKPQFDLYTFASLCAADFEANAQLAKLVGEDDFSTLYHQGSNESMYLSRVEKDIILVILFNKKTTLGLVRLRSRKALEGLGVVIKRLYDKLEYENEEYSESDFDEEFTAEAEFEIDSLFSD; translated from the coding sequence ATGGTAAAAGCTAACTGGAAAGTGTTTGAGAAGGATTATTGGGCCATAAATACGATACTTGAGGAGCTCCTGGATAATTCAAATTCAAAAAGTATTTTACTCCTTGATAAAACCGGACAGCTGATATCCAGCGTTGGTCAAAAACCGCAGTTTGATCTTTATACTTTTGCCTCTCTTTGCGCGGCTGATTTTGAGGCAAACGCTCAGCTGGCAAAACTTGTCGGAGAAGATGATTTTTCGACTTTATACCATCAGGGAAGCAATGAAAGCATGTATCTTTCAAGAGTTGAGAAGGATATTATTCTGGTTATTCTTTTTAACAAGAAAACAACCCTCGGACTTGTGAGATTGAGATCAAGGAAAGCTTTAGAAGGATTGGGGGTTGTGATTAAAAGACTTTATGACAAACTTGAATATGAGAATGAGGAGTATTCAGAGTCGGATTTCGATGAAGAATTCACAGCCGAAGCCGAATTTGAAATAGACAGCTTGTTTTCTGATTAG
- a CDS encoding GTPase domain-containing protein, translated as MSLINYSSREINVKIVYYGPGLCGKTTNIQYIYNKVTPETKGKLITLATEMDRTLFFDFLPLELGKVKGFKTRFHLYTVPGQVYYDASRKLILRGVDGIVFVADSQSMRYDANIESLYNLHENLAEYNMKLEDIPFTIQYNKRDLPDTISVDDLQQELNPRDYPSYEAVAIEGMGVFNTLKSVAKSVLGNLS; from the coding sequence TTGTCGCTTATTAATTATTCATCTAGAGAAATAAACGTCAAAATAGTCTATTACGGTCCCGGCCTATGCGGTAAAACGACCAATATTCAATATATATACAACAAGGTTACTCCAGAGACAAAAGGAAAATTGATTACACTCGCTACTGAAATGGACCGTACTCTCTTCTTCGATTTTCTGCCTTTAGAGCTGGGGAAGGTCAAGGGGTTTAAGACAAGATTTCATCTTTACACAGTTCCCGGACAGGTTTATTATGACGCGAGCCGCAAGTTGATATTAAGAGGTGTCGACGGAATAGTTTTTGTGGCTGATTCACAATCTATGCGCTATGACGCGAATATAGAGAGTCTTTATAATTTACATGAAAATCTAGCTGAATATAATATGAAACTTGAAGATATTCCATTCACAATACAGTACAATAAAAGAGATTTGCCTGATACGATTAGTGTTGATGATCTGCAGCAGGAATTGAACCCGCGTGATTATCCATCCTATGAAGCCGTGGCGATAGAGGGTATGGGTGTCTTTAATACTCTAAAATCGGTCGCGAAATCGGTGCTGGGAAATCTCTCATAA